A region of Odocoileus virginianus isolate 20LAN1187 ecotype Illinois chromosome 11, Ovbor_1.2, whole genome shotgun sequence DNA encodes the following proteins:
- the GLUL gene encoding glutamine synthetase: protein MATSASSHLNKGIKQVYMALPQGEKVQAMYIWIDGTGEGLRCKTRTLDSEPKCVEELPEWNFDGSSTFQSEGSNSDMYLVPAAMFRDPFRKDPNKLVFCEVFKYNRKPAETNLRHTCKRIMDMVSNQHPWFGMEQEYTLMGTDGHPFGWPSNGFPGPQGPYYCGVGADKAYGRDIVEAHYRACLYAGIKIGGTNAEVMPAQWEFQIGPCEGIDMGDHLWVARFILHRVCEDFGVIATFDPKPIPGNWNGAGCHTNFSTKAMREENGLKYIEEAIEKLSKRHQYHIRAYDPKGGLDNARRLTGFHETSNINDFSAGVANRGASIRIPRTVGQEKKGYFEDRRPSANCDPFAVTEALIRTCLLNETGDEPFQYKN from the exons ATGGCCACCTCGGCGAGCTCCCACTTGAACAAAGGCATCAAGCAGGTGTATATGGCCCTACCTCAAGGTGAGAAAGTCCAAGCTATGTACATCTGGATCGACGGTACTGGAGAAGGACTGCGCTGCAAGACCCGAACCTTGGATTCTGAACCCAAGTGTGTAGAAG AGTTGCCTGAGTGGAATTTTGATGGCTCCAGCACTTTTCAGTCTGAAGGGTCCAACAGTGACATGTATCTTGTCCCTGCTGCCATGTTTCGGGACCCTTTCCGCAAGGACCCCAACAAGCTGGTGTTCTGTGAAGTCTTCAAGTACAACCGAAAGCCTGCAG AGACCAATTTAAGGCACACCTGTAAACGGATAATGGACATGGTGAGCAACCAGCACCCCTGGTTTGGAATGGAGCAGGAATATACCCTCATGGGCACTGATGGGCACCCCTTTGGTTGGCCTTCCAACGGCTTTCCTGGGCCCCAAG GTCCCTACTACTGTGGTGTGGGAGCGGACAAGGCCTACGGCAGGGATATTGTGGAAGCTCACTACCGGGCCTGCTTGTACGCTGGCATCAAGATCGGGGGCACGAACGCCGAGGTCATGCCTGCACAG TGGGAATTCCAGATAGGACCCTGTGAAGGAATTGACATGGGCGATCATCTCTGGGTGGCCCGTTTCATCTTGCATCGTGTGTGTGAAGACTTCGGAGTGATCGCCACCTTTGATCCTAAGCCCATTCCTGGGAACTGGAATGGTGCCGGCTGCCACACCAACTTTAGCACCAAGGCCATGCGAGAGGAGAATGGTCTGAA GTACATTGAGGAGGCCATTGAGAAACTAAGCAAGCGGCACCAGTACCATATCCGAGCCTACGATCCCAAAGGGGGCCTGGACAATGCCCGGCGCCTAACTGGATTCCACGAAACCTCCAACATCAACGACTTCTCTGCTGGCGTGGCCAACCGTGGTGCTAGCATCCGCATCCCCCGGACTGTTGGCCAGGAGAAGAAGGGCTACTTCGAAGATCGTCGCCCATCTGCCAACTGTGACCCCTTCGCCGTGACGGAAGCCCTCATCCGCACATGTCTTCTGAACGAAACCGGCGACGAGCCCTTCCAGTACAAGAACTAA